In the Oncorhynchus nerka isolate Pitt River linkage group LG6, Oner_Uvic_2.0, whole genome shotgun sequence genome, CGCGCACAGTAATGACGCTGGTGCTGGAGAGAGGCGGGGTCCCTCCATCCGTAACTGTGACAGTTACATTGTACTGAGAAACACTCTCTCTGTCAAGAGGCCCATCTACCACTAACGAATAATAGTTTTTATAGTTCGACTTTAGTTTAAAAGGAACAGAGCCAACAAGATTACAGTTAGTGAGGCCGTTTTTCCCTCCATCTTTATCTATCACAGTTACCAAGGCGACCACTGTCCCCATTTCACTATCCTCTTTCACTGGGCTCATAAGTGACGTCACCGAGACTTCAGGGGCATTGTCGTTGACATCAATAACTTCTACCAACACTTTAGAATAACCACTGCGGGGTGAGGGACCTTGGTCAGTTGCTTGCACCCGGATTTCATACGCAGCATTTGCCTCATGATCCAAATTCGCCTTTACAGTAATTTCCCCAGTGTCTGGATTTAGGGCAAACATATCAGCAGGATTCAGATTCCCACGCTCAACGAATGAATACACAAGTTTACTATGTAGTCCTTCGTCTATATCAGTAGCACTAAGTGTTAAGACTGTAGTCCCAAAAGGTATATTCTCAGGCACACTGACCTTATACAGCGGCTTGCTAAATGAGGGTGAATTATCATTAGAATCTATGACATTTACAACAATAGGCAGCGTTCCGGATTGTGGAGGTTTTCCTCCATCTACAGCGGTCAGGGTGAGCTGGATAACGGGCTGTTTCTCTCGGTCTAAAGCTTTCTGCAGCACTAACTCAGCAGACACACTCTGCTCTCCGCCGTTCTGTACATCCAGGGAAAAGTGTTCATTCGGGCTCAGCTTGTAGCTCTTCACCGAGTTACTGCCCGTATCTGCGTCATTCGCTATTGGCAGTGGGTATCGCTCGCCGGGGTATGAAGATTCAGTTATGTTAAAAGTAGCAACCTTTTTAATGAATGACGGAGAATTGTCATTGATGTCTAAAATATTCACCTCGATGCGGTGGAGAAGCATAGGATGGCTCAATATGGCCTCTATATTTAGAGAGCACTTTACCGTACTCGGACAAAgctcctctctgtctattctctcgtTAACGAACAGTACTCCTGTTTTCAGATTCGCATCAAAATACCGCTTATTATGTCCCGATACAATCCTTAGACCCCTTGACTCCAGTTCGTGTACATTAAGGTTTAAATCCTTGGCGAGATTCCCCACAAACGTGCCTTTGTCCACCTCCTCTGAAACGGAGTAAGAGATCTGCGCTGCAGACCAGTCAAATAAACAAAGCAACGCGACGCAATGAATCCAAACGCCTTCTCTTTGTCTTCGACAACCCATCGCTGCTTGTACAAAGTAAATGAATCCAATAGAAAATATTCACATATCAATGAAacctaaaaaataaaaataaatccgtTAGAGAGATCCTGTACACAACCCCGCCCTCTCAGTCTCACCACCATTCGAGTGTCTCTTGACAAAGGCGCTCGGACTAGTGACTCTATTCTCTTTTTCATTCAGAGAGGAGTCATAGAATATCAAATTCTGTGGTCTATAGCGACATCGTGTGTTGTTTATAGACTATATTACTCATGTAATATAAGAGTGTATATTATTTGACTAGTTAGAATACGGAGGTAAACTCCAGTGGACAGTCTCGTGTTGGACATCCGCTACACGAAATGCCTGTCTTTAAAAGACAAGCGTTCTGTTCAATGCAAAACACGGGAAGGTAGTTCACGAAAGGTCAACCCAATATAATTAAACAAATGCTCAGATGGTCATGTTCTGTTAACATTGACTGAAGCTAGAACAATCAACGAGGAGTAAAGACCGAGGGGATATCGACATACAAAGCTCAAGGGGTTAACAGTGTGATGCGCTATAGACTGCAAAGTGAGAAAAACGTTGCATCCATTCCATTACACCAGTAACAAGCATTCATCTAAAGAGAACACTGCTCCCATTAGCGGAGAGCAAAAACGGTTTCAGCACCATGGAAAGCACGCGGTAGGCTTTCACCGCTTACTGAAAATAGTCCGTTGGAAACAAATTCGGTTGACATGGATACACAATAGGCATATGTACCTTTAGGCTGATAATGTCAATAGCGGTTGTGTAGCCTATATCATCAATCTGAAAAATGATGCATCTGTATATTTCCCATACGTTGAATACGTTCCTGTCTTTTTTCTCACTCTACCCTACATACTTACGACTTTGCTTGGGGTTAGAGTATACAAAGATGCTTCTACATAAGATGTATAGGTTAGTTTATGTAGAAATCTCACCTTGTCTTTGTTGGGTAATGTTTGAGTCCTGTTCAACGTGTCATTTCCATTTATACTGATCAGTTCTGCATCTGCAGGTGGATACGGCGCAGGGAAAACCACTACGTCACTCTTCAGTGTGTCGGAACTGAAACACACGTCATACTGCTGAGTAGATTTAGAGTAAGACCAGCTCCCGTCAGGGTGTGTGGTGATCATTGGGGCGCTGTACCTTCTGAAACTGTCGTCTGTCCTGTAGCATTCTACAGCAATTAAACTAATGACGCTCAATAAAAATATCACTGACACCGAGGCAATGGCGATCAGCAAATACAGGTTTAAATCGGAAAAGCTCTCGTCCTTTCTTGGTACGTTTGTGAATTGAGTCTGGATTTCAATGGTACTTTCAACCACCACTACATCAATAGACACAGTCGCTGACAGTGAAGGTTCTCCGTTATCAGAAACCAACACGACCAACGGGTGAGCTTTCAGGTCATTGTCACTCATTCGCCTCTTTGTCCTTAGCTCCCCGGTGCTGGTTCCGATTCGGAAGAGGTTGGTTCCCTTGGGCTCAGAGATGTGATAAGAAAGCAGCGCATTGTAGCCAGAGTCGGAGTCTACAGCCCTGATCTTGGCCACAAAGTAGCCCGCTTCAGCAGAATAGGGAATGTTCTCAGAGTTAACGGAGCCGTGATCAGAATAGGGCGCGAGAATCCCAGGACTGTTGTCATTCTCATCCAGAATAAAAACGTTCACAGTCACGTTGCTGCTgagaggaggaacaccagagtctGTGGCCTGAACTTTGAACTGGAAAGTTTTTATCTCCTCATAGTTAAAAGACTGCAGGCTGACTATATCTCCTGTATCTGAGTTTATATTTACAGATGATGATATTGGAACACTTTTATCTAATAATGAATACGTCATCTTTCCATATTCATCTGAATCAGGATCAAAAGCAGACATCGTATAAATGACGTCACCTATCGGACTGTTCTCTTTAACATAAACATTAATCACTGGTTCTGAGAACCGAGGAGCGTTATCATTCACATCAGAAATGTGTACAGTAATAACGCTGGTGCTGGAGAGAGGCGGAGTCCCTTCATCCGTAGCTACGATGGTGACATTGTACTGAGTAGCACTCTCTCTGTCAAGAGGCCCATCAACCACTAATGAATAATCGTTTTtataattcaatttcaatttaaatgGCACTGGCCCAACAAGTTTACTGTTAGTGAGGCCATTTTTACCACCATCTTTATCTGTGACTGTCACCAAGGCGACCACTGTCCCTATCTCAGCATCCTCTTTCACGGGGCTCGCGAGTGACGTCACATATATTTCTGGGAAATTGTCATTCAAATCAATAACTTCCactaacagtttcccgtgtgcacTACGGGGTGATGAGCCTTGGTCCGTCGCCTGCACACGAATTTCATATGCAGGACTTTCCTCGTAATCCACATTTCCCTTAACTGTGATTGCTCCAGTGTCTGAATTTATATCAAACATATCAGAGGGGTTCACATTACCACGTTTGATAAAGGAATATACAACTTTACCGTTGACTCCCTCATCTACATCTGTGGCATTTAGCTGAATCACTTTAGTTCCGAATGGAACATTTTCTTTAACGCGAACCTTGTACAGCGGCTGACTGAACGTGGGTGAATTATCATTGGCATCAATTACGTTCACTACTATCAGCAATGTCCCAGATCGTGGAGGTTTTCCTCCATCTACAGCGGTCAGTGTGAGCTGGATAACGGGCTGTTTCTCTCGGTCTAACGCTTTCTGCAGCACTAACTCAGCAGAGACACTCTGCTCTCCGCCGTTCTGTACATCCAGGGAGAAGTGTTCATTCGGGCTCAGCTTGTAGCTCTTTACCGAGTTACTGCCCGTATCTGAATCGATTGCTATCGGTAAAAGATATCGCTCGTCTGTGGATGATGATTCAGAAATGTTGAATGAATATAATTTTTCAAGGAAAGATGGTGCATTGTCATTAACGTCTAAAATATTCACCTCAATGCGGTGGAGCTGCGTAGGATGGCTCAATATGGCCTGTATGTTTACCGAACACTTTATCACTTTCGAACAAAGCTCCTCTCGGTCTATCCTCTCGTTAATGTACAGAACCCCTGTTTTTAAATTGGCATCGAAATACCTCTTACTCTGTCCCGATACAATCCTTAAACCCCTTGACTCCAGGTCCTGTACATTAAGGTTTAAATCCTTAGCGAGATTCCCCACAAACGTGCCTTTGTCCACCTCCTCTGAAACGGAGTAAGATATCTGCGCTGCAGACCAGCCAAATAAACAAAGCAAGGCGACGCACTGAATCCAAAAGCTTTCCCTTTGTCTTCGGCGACCCATCGCTGCTTGTACGAAACGTATTATCCCAGAAATAGAAGTGGCATGTCCATTGAAACCACAGAAATCCGTAAAGTAAGAGATCCACACGACCCAGCCCTCTTCCTCTCACCACCATTAGTGTTTCTCTTGACAAAGCGCTCCGGACATGTGACGGTTTTTTTTGTCAGAGAGGAGGAGTCATAGAATATAAGTGACCACTCTCCCATTCCTGGTCTATAGCGACACCATGTGTTACTTGTTTGATTTAATTCAACATTTTATACCACATCATTAACTTACTGTGATAGTAGCAAGCAAATAGCAAACATGACTGTGTACGTATCATGTGGCCAATGTTGTATCAACTATGAATCAACCACATGTTAGAGTCCAGTTTGAATACAGGTGCTCAGTTTGGGACGCGAAAAACGGCAAACACTGGGGAACAATTAAAATGAGTATCAATAGTCATTTAACGTCGTGGTGATAAAGGTAAAAGTTAGTAATGAGGACAGCTGTCGAAGAGTCAAGTAACCAAATACAGGAGGCCCTATTGATCGCCCATATCGAAAACTGCCAGATTGAATGTTCCTGGGGAAGACAAAGCAGAGagctaaaaaaaaacacatttcaaacCAACTTTCTACATCACTTGAAAATGTCCATTCCACTTTCAGCGATTAAAAGTATCGACCCGAAAAGGCCTCTGCCCCTCGAAACCAAATAACGCTAACTGTTTCAGCACCACGGAGAGCGTCTGTGCTTTCAAAGTGATGTTCTTTTGCACATTTCTTCTCAATTTATTCTCAGAAATATTCTTATACGATACCAAAAACTCAATTTTCCATGCAAACATTTGTATGACAACTCTGAAACCGTTTGATAAATGTCTGTCATTATCCCAAAAACTGCAATAACAAAGCTGGAGTTTAAAAGACATTTACACATTCGTGACGAATATTACTCTTACCTTGTCTTTGTTGGGTAACGTTTGAGTGCTGTTAAACGTGTCATTTCCATTAATACTGATCAGTTCTGCATCTGCAGGTGGATACGGTGCGGGGAAAACCACTACGTCACTCTTCAGTGTGTCCGAACTGAAACACACGTCATACTGCTGAGTAGATTTAGAGTAAGACCAGCTCCCGTCAGGGTGTGTGGTGATCATAGGGGCGCTGCACATTCTGAAACTGTCGTCTGTCCTGTGGCATTTTACAGCTATTAAACTGATCAGGCTCAATAAAAATATCACTGACACCGAGGCAATGGCGATCAGCAAATACAGGTTTAAATCAGAGAAGCTCTCCTCCTTTCTCGGTACATTTTTTAACTGAGTCTTGATTTCACCTGTACTTTCAACCACCAGTACATCAATAGACACAGTCGCTGACAGTGAGGGTTCTCCGTTATCAGAAACCAACACGACCAACGGGTGAGTTTTCAGGTCATTGTCACTCATTCGCCTCTTAGTCCTTAGCTCCCCGGTGCTGGTTCCGATTCGGAAGAGGTTGGTTCCCTTGGGCTCAGAGATGTGATAAGAAAGCAGCGCATTGTAGCCAGAGTCGGAATCTACAGCCCTGATCTTGGCCACAAAGTAGCCCACTTCAGCAGAATAGGGAATGTTCTCAGAGTTAACGGAGCCGTGATCAGAATAGGGCGCGAGAATCCCAGGACTGTTGTCATTCTCATCCAGGATAAAAACGTTCACAGTCACGTTGCTGCTgagaggaggaacaccagagtctGTGGCCTGAACTTTAAACTGGAAAGTTTTTATCTCCTCGTAGTTAAAAGACtgcagactgactatatctcCTGTATCTGAGTTTATATTTACAGATGATGATATTGAAACACTTTTATCTAATAATGAATACGTCATCTTTGCATTTTCATCTGAATCAGGATCAAAAGCAGACATCGTATAAATGACGTCACCTACCGGACTGTTCTCTTTAACATAAACATTAATAATTGGTTCTGAGAAGCGAGGAGCGTTGTCATTCACATCAGAAACGTCTACAGTAATAACTCTGGTGCTGGAGAGAGGCGGAGTCCCTTCATCCTTAGCTGTGATGGTGACATTATACTGAGTAGCACTCTCCCTGTCCAGATGCCCGTCTACCACTAACGAATAATCGTTTTTGTGGTTCGACATCAGTTTGAAAGGAACAGACCCTACAAGTTTACTGTTACTGAAGCCATTTTTACCTCCATCTTTATCTGTAACTGTCACCAAGGCAACCACGGTCCCTATATCAGCATCCTCCTTTACTGGGTTTATTAATGACGTCACAGATATTTCGGGAGCATTGTCATTGAGATCAGTAACTTCAACCAACACTTTAGAATAACCACTGCGGGCCGTGGGGCCTTGGTCCGTCGCTTGCACACGTAATTCATATGCTGCATTTTCCTCGTGATCTAAATTCGCCTTGACAGTAATCGCACCACTTTGTGAATCTATGGAGAACATGTCTGCATAGTTCACATTTCCACGCTTCATAAAGCTATATAAAATGTCAGCGTGTGGACCCTCGTCTAAATCTGTAGCCTCTAACTTCAATAGTTGTGTCCCTAACGATACATTTTCATTAATACGGACCTTGTAGAGTGATTTGCTAAATGTTGGCGAGTTATCATTGACATCTATTACGTGAACAATGATTTGTGACGTCCCAGATCTGGGAGGTTTTCCTCCATCTACAGCGGTCAGTGTGAGCTGAATAACGGGCTGTTTCTCTCGGTCTAAAGCTTTCTGCAGCACCAACTCAGCAGACACACTCTGCTCTCCACCGCTCTGTACATCCAGGGAGAAGTGTTCATTCGGGCTCAGCTTGTAGCTCTTTACCGAGTTACTGCCGGTATCTGCGTCATTCGCTATCGGTAGAGGGTATCTCTCACCGGGTGAAGAAGATTCTGAAATGTTAAATGTATGATACCGTTCAAGGAATGACGGTGCATTGTCATTTACGTCAATAATATTTACTTCAATGCGATGAAGAAACACAGGATGGCTCAATATGGCCTGTATATTTAGAGAGCACTTTACCGTATTCGgacaaagctcttctctgtctattctctggtTAACGAACAGGACTcctgttt is a window encoding:
- the LOC135572143 gene encoding protocadherin alpha-2-like; the protein is MGCRRQREGVWIHCVALLCLFDWSAAQISYSVSEEVDKGTFVGNLAKDLNLNVHELESRGLRIVSGHNKRYFDANLKTGVLFVNERIDREELCPSTVKCSLNIEAILSHPMLLHRIEVNILDINDNSPSFIKKVATFNITESSYPGERYPLPIANDADTGSNSVKSYKLSPNEHFSLDVQNGGEQSVSAELVLQKALDREKQPVIQLTLTAVDGGKPPQSGTLPIVVNVIDSNDNSPSFSKPLYKVSVPENIPFGTTVLTLSATDIDEGLHSKLVYSFVERGNLNPADMFALNPDTGEITVKANLDHEANAAYEIRVQATDQGPSPRSGYSKVLVEVIDVNDNAPEVSVTSLMSPVKEDSEMGTVVALVTVIDKDGGKNGLTNCNLVGSVPFKLKSNYKNYYSLVVDGPLDRESVSQYNVTVTVTDGGTPPLSSTSVITVRVSDVNDNAPRFSEPVVHVYVKENSPVGDVIYTMSAFDPDSDGNAKMTYSLLDTSVSISSSVNINSDTGDIVSLQSFNYEEIQTFQFKVQATDSGVPPLSSNVTVNVFILDENDNSPGILAPYSDHGSVNSENIPYSAEAGYFVAKIRAVDSDSGYNALLSYHISEPKGTNLFRIGTSTGELRTKRRMSDNDLKAHPLVVLVSDNGEPSLSATVSIDVVVVESTGEIQTHFKNVLRKEESFSDLNLYLLIVIASVSFIFLLSLIILIAVKCRKTDDSFRRYSAPMITTHPDGSWSYSKSTQQYDVCFSSDTLKSDVVVFPAPYPPADAELISINGNDTFDRTQTLPNKEKVRSLHKRAYLSIEILLHELLL
- the LOC115130568 gene encoding protocadherin alpha-4-like isoform X7, producing MGRRRQRESFWIQCVALLCLFGWSAAQISYSVSEEVDKGTFVGNLAKDLNLNVQDLESRGLRIVSGQSKRYFDANLKTGVLYINERIDREELCSKVIKCSVNIQAILSHPTQLHRIEVNILDVNDNAPSFLEKLYSFNISESSSTDERYLLPIAIDSDTGSNSVKSYKLSPNEHFSLDVQNGGEQSVSAELVLQKALDREKQPVIQLTLTAVDGGKPPRSGTLLIVVNVIDANDNSPTFSQPLYKVRVKENVPFGTKVIQLNATDVDEGVNGKVVYSFIKRGNVNPSDMFDINSDTGAITVKGNVDYEESPAYEIRVQATDQGSSPRSAHGKLLVEVIDLNDNFPEIYVTSLASPVKEDAEIGTVVALVTVTDKDGGKNGLTNSKLVGPVPFKLKLNYKNDYSLVVDGPLDRESATQYNVTIVATDEGTPPLSSTSVITVHISDVNDNAPRFSEPVINVYVKENSPIGDVIYTMSAFDPDSDEYGKMTYSLLDKSVPISSSVNINSDTGDIVSLQSFNYEEIKTFQFKVQATDSGVPPLSSNVTVNVFILDENDNSPGILAPYSDHGSVNSENIPYSAEAGYFVAKIRAVDSDSGYNALLSYHISEPKGTNLFRIGTSTGELRTKRRMSDNDLKAHPLVVLVSDNGEPSLSATVSIDVVVVESTIEIQTQFTNVPRKDESFSDLNLYLLIAIASVSVIFLLSVISLIAVECYRTDDSFRRYSAPMITTHPDGSWSYSKSTQQYDVCFSSDTLKSDVVVFPAPYPPADAELISINGNDTLNRTQTLPNKDKPKVPNSDWRYSASLRAGMQSSVHMEESSVMQGAQGVLVQNWPTVSSAAGDAEGGEVSPPMGAGVDSNSWHFRYGAGGPGGPPQHLKPGEVPPEAFIIPGSPAIISIRQQGGEDDKSDFISFGKKEEAKKKKKKKKEKKDKKDKGKDDDE
- the LOC135572144 gene encoding protocadherin alpha-2-like, which encodes MGRRRQREGVWIRCVALLCLFDWSAAQISYSVSEEVDKGTFVGNLAKDLNLNIQEIESRGLKIVSGQSKRYFEANLKTGVLFVNQRIDREELCPNTVKCSLNIQAILSHPVFLHRIEVNIIDVNDNAPSFLERYHTFNISESSSPGERYPLPIANDADTGSNSVKSYKLSPNEHFSLDVQSGGEQSVSAELVLQKALDREKQPVIQLTLTAVDGGKPPRSGTSQIIVHVIDVNDNSPTFSKSLYKVRINENVSLGTQLLKLEATDLDEGPHADILYSFMKRGNVNYADMFSIDSQSGAITVKANLDHEENAAYELRVQATDQGPTARSGYSKVLVEVTDLNDNAPEISVTSLINPVKEDADIGTVVALVTVTDKDGGKNGFSNSKLVGSVPFKLMSNHKNDYSLVVDGHLDRESATQYNVTITAKDEGTPPLSSTRVITVDVSDVNDNAPRFSEPIINVYVKENSPVGDVIYTMSAFDPDSDENAKMTYSLLDKSVSISSSVNINSDTGDIVSLQSFNYEEIKTFQFKVQATDSGVPPLSSNVTVNVFILDENDNSPGILAPYSDHGSVNSENIPYSAEVGYFVAKIRAVDSDSGYNALLSYHISEPKGTNLFRIGTSTGELRTKRRMSDNDLKTHPLVVLVSDNGEPSLSATVSIDVLVVESTGEIKTQLKNVPRKEESFSDLNLYLLIAIASVSVIFLLSLISLIAVKCHRTDDSFRMCSAPMITTHPDGSWSYSKSTQQYDVCFSSDTLKSDVVVFPAPYPPADAELISINGNDTFNSTQTLPNKDKVRVIFVTNV